The following proteins are encoded in a genomic region of Spirosoma sp. SC4-14:
- a CDS encoding molybdenum cofactor biosynthesis protein MoaE: MIALTTNPIDVASALNYLQSDQAGALDLFLGVVRDNTQERPVERLEYEAYDRMAISEMQKIADEAQRRWPILRYTIIHRKGILLTGEIAILIGVSTAHRADAFDACRYMIDTIKQTVPIWKKEVFTDGEVWVNAHP; this comes from the coding sequence ATGATTGCTCTTACCACCAACCCTATTGACGTTGCCTCAGCCCTAAACTATTTGCAATCCGATCAGGCAGGTGCCCTCGATCTGTTTCTGGGTGTTGTCCGCGACAATACCCAGGAGCGCCCTGTCGAACGTCTTGAATATGAAGCGTATGATCGGATGGCCATCAGTGAAATGCAGAAAATTGCCGACGAAGCTCAGCGTCGCTGGCCTATCCTACGCTATACGATTATTCATCGGAAAGGAATACTGCTTACTGGCGAAATAGCCATTCTGATTGGCGTATCGACCGCCCACCGGGCCGACGCCTTTGATGCCTGCCGCTACATGATCGATACAATTAAGCAAACAGTTCCAATCTGGAAGAAAGAAGTGTTTACCGATGGCGAAGTGTGGGTCAATGCTCATCCCTAA
- a CDS encoding MoaD/ThiS family protein: MNTPISILLFGITRDLTGQSMVSVPIQNGARVSDLLAGLYEQYPKLAEIRSLLIAVNGEYAEADHVLNSNDEVALIPPVSGG; this comes from the coding sequence ATGAACACTCCTATTTCTATACTTCTGTTTGGCATTACCCGCGACCTGACAGGACAATCGATGGTTTCAGTACCCATACAAAATGGGGCACGCGTTAGTGATTTACTGGCAGGGCTCTATGAGCAATACCCTAAATTGGCGGAGATACGGTCGTTGCTTATCGCAGTCAATGGCGAATATGCCGAAGCCGACCACGTACTCAACAGTAACGATGAAGTTGCCCTTATTCCACCTGTGAGTGGAGGCTGA
- a CDS encoding endonuclease/exonuclease/phosphatase family protein gives MNLLLALYTLVSYWLLHSLVIQHWSASMIMISIPIVWVLNFICLVAWLFIRPWRSWLSGLVLIVGIFLFGKRTFVWNPTSELSGKGMALKLFSYNVQSFGLDNDYERIHSSPRVRRLINYVLRYDAPVKCFQEFQNSTSIADYDVVSRFRSAGYTYSVFLHPEAADKSAGAIGVAIFSIYPIIHSGRELFDKNNGLVWANIKVGNDTIRVINVHLQSMGIRVGKVFRQDQLTGVRHETRGVLSALRTGFIDRREQVERVERHIRESEFPVIVTGDHNDTPYSVVYERMRRIFPNSFEDAGRGFGFTYNRLPGFIRIDHQFHDPRLFVLNFETINYIRYSDHYPIAGTYLLGATRKRTSEE, from the coding sequence TCCATTCCAATCGTTTGGGTGCTGAATTTTATCTGTTTAGTTGCCTGGTTGTTTATTCGTCCATGGCGAAGCTGGTTGTCGGGACTGGTACTCATTGTGGGGATTTTTCTGTTTGGCAAACGAACGTTTGTCTGGAATCCTACCTCCGAACTAAGCGGAAAGGGAATGGCGCTCAAGCTATTCAGCTATAATGTGCAATCGTTTGGGCTTGATAACGATTATGAACGAATTCATAGTTCGCCTAGGGTTCGACGGCTCATTAACTATGTGCTGCGGTATGATGCTCCGGTGAAATGTTTTCAGGAGTTTCAGAACTCGACCTCAATTGCCGACTACGACGTTGTAAGCCGGTTTCGTTCGGCGGGGTATACGTATTCGGTATTTTTGCACCCCGAAGCGGCCGATAAATCGGCAGGGGCAATTGGAGTCGCCATTTTTTCCATTTATCCAATAATTCACTCGGGTCGCGAATTATTCGACAAGAATAACGGGTTGGTTTGGGCCAACATTAAAGTAGGGAATGATACGATTCGGGTTATTAATGTCCACCTGCAATCGATGGGGATTCGGGTCGGTAAGGTATTCAGGCAAGATCAGCTAACGGGTGTTCGGCACGAAACGCGTGGAGTTCTCAGTGCCTTACGAACAGGCTTTATCGATCGGCGTGAGCAGGTTGAACGGGTTGAACGGCATATTCGCGAAAGTGAGTTTCCGGTTATTGTGACGGGCGATCATAATGATACACCTTATAGTGTTGTTTATGAACGCATGCGACGGATTTTCCCGAATAGCTTTGAGGATGCCGGACGAGGATTTGGGTTTACTTATAATCGCTTACCCGGTTTTATCCGGATCGATCATCAGTTTCATGATCCCCGTTTGTTCGTACTCAATTTTGAGACGATCAACTATATCCGTTATTCGGATCATTACCCAATTGCAGGAACTTATTTACTGGGAGCCACCAGGAAGAGAACCTCAGAGGAGTAA